A window of Tautonia plasticadhaerens contains these coding sequences:
- a CDS encoding FHA domain-containing protein: MKAELIPDNGDPPIPINRDITVIGRREYCDIRIDHPSISKRHCILVRTAGLLILRDLASTNGTRVKGQRIRWAALLPGDRVSVGGYKVRVYLGPDDTPSPSEMHDRPSESMLVGFSPPTPPIVEPHGSSGHLPPHSATPPVEDAEIIELEQDDPIPDDDDGRWEKLPTPGGRDQFFIELD; this comes from the coding sequence ATGAAAGCCGAACTGATCCCGGACAACGGCGACCCTCCCATCCCGATCAATCGAGACATCACCGTGATCGGGCGTCGCGAATATTGCGATATCAGGATCGATCACCCGTCGATCTCGAAGCGTCATTGCATCCTGGTCCGGACGGCGGGCCTGCTCATCCTCCGGGACTTGGCCTCGACCAACGGGACGAGGGTGAAGGGCCAGCGGATCCGGTGGGCCGCCCTGCTGCCGGGCGACCGGGTGAGCGTCGGCGGCTACAAGGTGCGGGTCTACCTGGGGCCCGACGACACGCCGAGCCCGTCGGAGATGCACGACCGGCCCTCCGAGTCGATGCTCGTCGGCTTCAGCCCCCCCACGCCGCCGATCGTGGAGCCCCACGGCTCCTCGGGCCATCTGCCCCCCCATTCCGCCACCCCCCCCGTGGAGGATGCGGAGATCATCGAGCTGGAGCAGGACGACCCGATCCCCGACGATGACGACGGCCGATGGGAGAAGCTGCCGACCCCGGGCGGACGGGACCAGTTCTTCATCGAGCTGGATTGA
- a CDS encoding DUF1800 domain-containing protein: MRTPSPLHDPDRAWSRFEPTGPEPWDLARVAHLHRRAGFLASWEALRRDLDAGPEESVSRLLEGEAVALDGTPAPEFERLMDALARGPGTAGEGPGLQSAWLYRMIFSPHPLRERMTLFWHDHFATSIEKVGDARLMRRQNDLLRRLALGSFDELLRAIARDPAMLVWLDATANRKGRPNENYAREVMELFSIGRGHYTERDVREAARAFTGTFVLRGTYRHDPREFDGGEKSILGRTGPFDGEAVAGILLDRPECARFLARKLFRLFISEVEVPPDELIEPVAASYRESGYDSRVPVEMILRSRLFFDPLMRRRRVKSPVEFAVGTIRALEILSPTVPTDELARACGRMGQSLFAPPSVAGWDGGPAWINTTTTLARSNAVLALLGDARRFDPESLAARHGSSGDPAAFFVDLLAQDAFDRDVRARIRGSAREAALLVLTAPEYQLA; this comes from the coding sequence ATGCGAACGCCCTCGCCGCTGCACGACCCCGATCGGGCCTGGTCCCGGTTCGAGCCCACCGGCCCGGAACCCTGGGACCTGGCCCGGGTCGCCCACCTGCACCGCCGGGCCGGGTTCCTCGCCTCGTGGGAGGCCCTGCGACGCGACCTCGACGCCGGGCCGGAGGAGAGCGTCTCCCGCCTGCTCGAGGGCGAGGCCGTGGCCCTCGACGGGACGCCGGCCCCCGAGTTCGAGCGTCTCATGGACGCCCTCGCCCGCGGGCCCGGCACCGCCGGGGAGGGGCCTGGGCTGCAGTCGGCCTGGCTGTACCGGATGATCTTCTCGCCGCACCCGCTCCGGGAGCGGATGACGCTCTTCTGGCACGACCACTTCGCCACCTCCATCGAGAAGGTCGGCGACGCCCGGCTGATGCGGAGGCAGAACGACCTGCTCCGCCGCCTCGCACTCGGCTCCTTCGACGAACTGCTCCGCGCCATCGCCCGCGATCCGGCCATGCTCGTCTGGCTCGACGCGACGGCGAACCGGAAGGGCCGCCCGAACGAGAACTACGCCCGTGAAGTCATGGAGCTGTTCTCGATCGGCCGCGGCCACTACACCGAGCGGGACGTCCGGGAGGCAGCCCGCGCCTTCACCGGGACGTTCGTCCTCCGGGGTACGTACCGCCACGACCCCCGGGAGTTCGACGGCGGGGAGAAGTCCATCCTCGGCCGGACCGGGCCGTTCGACGGGGAGGCGGTGGCCGGAATCCTCCTCGACCGGCCGGAGTGCGCCCGGTTCCTCGCCCGGAAACTCTTCCGCCTGTTCATCAGCGAGGTCGAAGTCCCGCCCGATGAGCTGATCGAGCCGGTCGCCGCCTCCTACCGGGAATCCGGTTACGATTCGAGGGTCCCGGTGGAGATGATCCTCCGCTCCCGGCTGTTCTTCGACCCGTTGATGCGTCGGAGGCGGGTGAAGAGCCCGGTCGAGTTCGCCGTGGGGACGATCCGGGCGCTGGAGATCCTCTCGCCGACGGTGCCGACCGACGAGCTGGCCCGGGCCTGCGGCCGGATGGGCCAGTCGCTCTTCGCCCCACCGAGCGTCGCCGGCTGGGACGGCGGCCCGGCCTGGATCAACACCACGACCACGCTGGCCCGGTCGAATGCCGTGCTCGCACTTCTGGGCGATGCGCGCCGGTTCGACCCGGAGTCGCTCGCCGCCCGACACGGGTCCTCCGGGGATCCGGCGGCGTTCTTCGTCGACCTGCTCGCCCAGGACGCCTTCGACCGCGACGTCCGGGCCCGCATCAGGGGATCGGCCCGGGAGGCGGCCTTGCTCGTGCTGACGGCCCCCGAGTACCAGCTCGCCTGA
- a CDS encoding DUF1501 domain-containing protein — MSTHRRDFLRSSLAASTLVSIGGSTIPGFLARSARAAGIPAGGDRILVVVQLLGGNDGLNTVVPHGIDGYHRNRRRLRLAEARLHRLDDEIGLHPGMGRMAELVEGGRLAIAQGVGYPNPDRSHFRSMEIWETARLDNRPDALEAGWLGRSLDQHPPRPGEDTPALHIGGGRSPLAMKARSVAVPSLERLDQFKLQLAGSEGERRSAREAMGDVARPDRGDDPLLGFLRRSTLAAYESSRRLEEVVGESAESSYPNYDLARRLEQIARIIKAGFGTRIYYTRQDGYDTHANQLDPHAALLNELSDSLAAFHDDLDKAGLADRVAVLVFSEFGRRVGENASHGTDHGAAAPVFVVGPVRQAGLVGEHPGLEEADLDEGDLRFHTDFRRVYAAMLGHWLGVPAAPIVGEGFDPLPLLPESRG; from the coding sequence ATGTCCACCCATCGCCGAGACTTCCTCCGGTCCTCGCTGGCCGCCTCGACGCTCGTCTCGATCGGCGGTTCCACGATCCCCGGCTTCCTCGCCCGATCGGCCCGGGCGGCCGGGATCCCGGCGGGGGGCGACCGGATCCTGGTGGTCGTGCAACTGCTCGGCGGCAATGACGGCCTGAACACGGTCGTCCCCCACGGGATCGACGGCTACCACCGCAATCGCCGTCGGCTCCGGCTGGCGGAGGCCCGGCTCCATCGCCTCGACGACGAGATCGGCCTGCACCCCGGCATGGGACGGATGGCCGAGCTGGTCGAGGGCGGCCGGCTGGCGATCGCCCAGGGGGTCGGCTACCCCAACCCGGATCGATCCCACTTCCGGTCGATGGAGATCTGGGAGACGGCCCGGCTCGACAACCGGCCGGACGCCCTGGAGGCCGGCTGGCTCGGTCGATCGCTCGACCAGCACCCACCGAGGCCCGGCGAGGACACGCCGGCCCTTCACATCGGCGGAGGGCGATCCCCGCTGGCGATGAAGGCCAGGAGCGTGGCGGTCCCTTCGCTGGAGCGGTTGGACCAGTTCAAGCTCCAACTGGCGGGCTCGGAGGGCGAGCGGCGATCGGCCAGGGAGGCGATGGGCGACGTGGCCCGGCCCGACCGGGGTGATGACCCGTTGCTCGGGTTCCTGAGGAGGAGCACCCTGGCGGCCTACGAGTCGAGCAGGCGGCTGGAGGAAGTAGTGGGCGAGTCGGCCGAGTCGTCCTACCCGAATTACGACCTCGCCCGACGCCTGGAACAGATCGCCCGGATCATCAAGGCGGGATTCGGGACCCGCATCTACTACACCCGGCAGGACGGATACGACACGCACGCCAACCAGCTCGATCCCCACGCCGCGCTTCTCAACGAGCTGTCCGACTCGCTGGCCGCCTTCCACGACGACCTCGACAAGGCCGGGCTGGCCGATCGCGTGGCGGTGCTCGTCTTCAGCGAGTTCGGCCGACGGGTGGGCGAGAACGCCTCACACGGCACGGACCACGGCGCGGCGGCCCCGGTCTTCGTCGTCGGCCCGGTGCGGCAGGCCGGCCTGGTGGGCGAGCACCCGGGCCTGGAGGAGGCCGACCTCGACGAGGGGGACCTCCGGTTCCACACCGACTTCCGCCGCGTCTACGCCGCGATGCTGGGCCACTGGCTCGGCGTGCCCGCCGCCCCGATCGTCGGCGAGGGGTTCGACCCGCTCCCGCTGCTCCCCGAATCCCGGGGCTGA
- a CDS encoding ZIP family metal transporter — MEWFSGLDPALQALIAGSFTWGITALGAALVFFSRSMDRRLLDAMLGFAAGVMIAASVWSLLLPAIELSRERGGNGWLPAVVGFLLGGAALRLGDRWLPHLHPGLSMDRAEGIRTQWQRATLLVMAITLHNIPEGLAIGVAFGAADSGMASASMTGAIALAVGIGLQNFPEGVAVALPLRGEGVGRFRSFWYGQLSAVVEPVAAVLGAAAVVFVRPILPYSLAFAAGAMIYVVVEELIPESQQHGNDDLATLGTMGGFAVMMLLDVSLG, encoded by the coding sequence ATGGAATGGTTCTCGGGCCTCGATCCCGCCCTCCAGGCGCTCATTGCCGGCTCCTTCACCTGGGGGATCACCGCGCTGGGCGCCGCGCTCGTCTTCTTCTCGAGGTCGATGGACCGCCGGCTGCTCGACGCGATGCTCGGCTTCGCGGCCGGGGTGATGATCGCGGCGAGCGTCTGGTCGCTGCTCCTACCGGCGATCGAGCTGTCGAGGGAGCGGGGGGGGAACGGCTGGCTCCCGGCCGTCGTCGGCTTCCTGCTCGGCGGGGCGGCGTTGCGCCTGGGGGACCGCTGGCTGCCCCACCTGCACCCGGGCCTGTCGATGGACCGGGCCGAGGGGATCAGGACCCAATGGCAGCGGGCGACCCTGCTGGTGATGGCGATCACCCTGCACAACATCCCGGAGGGCCTGGCGATCGGTGTCGCCTTCGGCGCGGCCGATTCGGGGATGGCGTCGGCCTCGATGACGGGGGCGATCGCCCTGGCCGTCGGCATCGGCCTGCAGAACTTCCCCGAGGGGGTCGCCGTGGCCCTGCCGCTCCGGGGGGAGGGCGTGGGGCGGTTCCGTTCGTTCTGGTACGGCCAGCTCTCGGCGGTAGTCGAGCCGGTGGCCGCGGTCCTGGGGGCCGCGGCGGTGGTGTTCGTCCGGCCGATCCTGCCCTACTCGCTGGCCTTCGCGGCCGGGGCGATGATTTACGTGGTCGTCGAGGAATTAATCCCCGAGAGTCAGCAGCACGGCAACGACGACCTCGCCACGTTGGGGACGATGGGGGGCTTCGCCGTCATGATGCTGCTCGACGTGTCGCTCGGCTGA
- the purH gene encoding bifunctional phosphoribosylaminoimidazolecarboxamide formyltransferase/IMP cyclohydrolase: MSDTIVPIRRALLSVSDKGGLVDLARALADRGVSLLASGGTRSALLDAGLPAEEVSDYTGSPEILGGRVKTLHPRVHAGILARRDVPEDLEVLEAQGITPIDLVVVNLYPFEQTVARPGVTPAEAIEKIDVGGPTLIRAAAKNHAHLTVLTDPGQYPEFLRHLDRHDGGTSLEFRRGKALEAFRKTGDYDRAIASYLLGPGLDPESAGQASEFPAELTLGFELRTTLRYGENPHQRAAFYDEPGSVGPDLGTATIRHGKELSYNNILDLDSALRLIRNFGGPAACVLKHNNPCGAAIGATLAEAFERAYDGDPVSAFGGIVGLNRPVDLATAERMTTPGRFIECVIAPGFEADAFEALTTRPTWKNSVRLIDLGTPIGPETSRASGLDLRRVEGGLLVQDWDAMQADPLVEGRVVTTRPPNEREAADLAFSWKVCQSVKSNAIVLAAEGQLVGVGAGQMSRLDSVELATRKAGPRAAGAVLASDAFFPFRDGPDAAAAAGITAIIQPGGSRRDEEVIAACDAHGIAMIFTGRRHFRH, encoded by the coding sequence ATGTCCGACACCATCGTCCCCATCCGTCGCGCCCTGCTCAGCGTCTCCGACAAAGGTGGCCTCGTCGACCTCGCCCGGGCCCTCGCCGACCGTGGGGTCTCCCTGCTGGCGAGCGGCGGCACCCGGTCGGCCCTGCTCGACGCCGGCCTCCCGGCCGAGGAGGTCTCCGACTATACCGGGAGCCCCGAGATCCTCGGCGGGCGGGTCAAGACCCTGCACCCCAGGGTCCACGCCGGCATCCTCGCCCGTCGGGACGTTCCCGAAGACCTGGAGGTCCTGGAGGCCCAGGGCATCACGCCGATCGACCTGGTGGTCGTGAACCTCTATCCCTTCGAGCAGACCGTCGCCCGGCCCGGCGTCACCCCTGCCGAGGCGATCGAGAAGATCGACGTCGGCGGCCCCACCCTGATCCGGGCTGCCGCCAAGAACCACGCACACCTCACCGTCCTGACCGACCCCGGCCAGTATCCCGAATTCCTCCGACACCTCGACCGGCACGACGGCGGGACCTCCCTCGAATTCCGCCGCGGCAAGGCGCTCGAGGCCTTCCGGAAGACCGGGGATTACGACCGGGCGATCGCCTCCTACCTCCTCGGCCCCGGACTCGATCCGGAGTCCGCCGGGCAGGCCTCCGAGTTCCCCGCCGAGCTGACCCTGGGCTTCGAGCTGAGGACGACCCTCCGATACGGCGAGAACCCCCACCAGCGGGCCGCCTTCTACGACGAGCCCGGCTCGGTCGGCCCCGACCTGGGGACCGCGACGATCCGACACGGCAAGGAACTCTCGTACAACAACATCCTCGACCTCGACAGCGCCCTCCGGCTGATCCGGAACTTCGGGGGCCCCGCCGCCTGCGTCCTGAAGCACAACAACCCCTGCGGGGCCGCGATCGGGGCGACGCTCGCCGAGGCGTTCGAGCGGGCCTACGACGGCGACCCGGTCAGCGCATTCGGCGGCATCGTCGGCCTGAACCGGCCGGTCGACCTGGCCACGGCCGAGCGCATGACCACCCCCGGACGCTTCATCGAGTGCGTCATCGCCCCCGGCTTCGAGGCCGACGCCTTCGAGGCCCTCACCACCCGACCGACCTGGAAGAACAGCGTCCGCCTGATCGACCTCGGCACCCCGATCGGCCCGGAGACCTCCCGGGCCTCCGGGCTCGACCTGCGACGGGTGGAGGGCGGGCTGCTCGTCCAGGACTGGGACGCCATGCAGGCCGACCCCCTCGTCGAGGGCCGGGTGGTCACCACGCGGCCCCCGAACGAGCGGGAGGCGGCGGATCTGGCCTTCTCCTGGAAGGTCTGCCAGTCGGTGAAGTCCAACGCCATCGTCCTCGCCGCCGAGGGACAGCTCGTCGGCGTCGGCGCCGGGCAGATGAGCCGGCTGGATTCGGTGGAGCTCGCCACCCGCAAGGCCGGCCCCCGGGCCGCCGGGGCCGTGCTCGCCTCCGACGCCTTCTTCCCCTTCCGAGACGGCCCCGACGCCGCCGCGGCCGCCGGCATCACCGCGATCATCCAGCCCGGCGGTTCCCGGCGGGACGAGGAGGTCATCGCCGCCTGCGACGCGCACGGCATCGCCATGATCTTCACCGGCCGTCGCCACTTCCGGCACTGA
- a CDS encoding outer membrane protein assembly factor BamB family protein: MIRRLAMAWAALGALAWAVPADGQTATDPRSLPDRSALGRIGLERAWFSAVPLQSGLEQLRHLSLTVDGTQIFAQTSAGLLYCYDAETGRMLWTASLGPASGLAEDVAVNSNLAFAINGNFMHALDRQTGTAVWVERMENNASSPVAATEDLVIVGLVSGKLLAFSLIPAEDERFQKQIGAPGGFAWNFSTNGPITAEPIPTEKVVAFSSTGGKLYVSLIDPPRILHRSQPLGELYASMGTYGTGPESLLIVPSRDRNLYGINLFTGEQKWIFPTGSPISAQPLIGGGDVVVTRQVREDVPETYIGTDLREYTRTVPRIRAEEETIPMPPTAYVLNDAGQIFAVDPETGQSRWNRPVPVPGTEREVVDPETGRRQVVRQWVLDPETGRPALTPLTISTGADQILALSPTRIYLTTEYGDLAIVERETGDLIAGPADTLQRAGVNLRAYSLSNTNDVNDRIYLATPGGSIVCLREIGSATPVPIRAQSATPFGHLDDPNAPATETPPGIPAPPGIDGQGDDARANPPDFGFGSARVRP; encoded by the coding sequence ATGATTCGCCGACTCGCGATGGCCTGGGCGGCCCTCGGCGCCCTGGCCTGGGCCGTCCCCGCCGACGGCCAGACCGCCACCGACCCCCGATCCCTCCCCGACCGCAGCGCCCTGGGCCGGATCGGCCTGGAGCGGGCGTGGTTCTCGGCCGTCCCGCTCCAGTCGGGCCTCGAGCAACTCCGGCACCTGAGCCTCACGGTCGACGGCACCCAGATCTTCGCCCAGACCAGCGCCGGGCTGCTCTACTGCTACGACGCCGAGACCGGCCGGATGCTCTGGACCGCCAGCCTCGGCCCGGCCAGCGGGCTGGCCGAGGACGTGGCCGTGAACTCGAATCTGGCCTTCGCCATCAACGGCAACTTCATGCACGCCCTGGACCGGCAGACCGGCACCGCGGTCTGGGTCGAGCGGATGGAGAACAACGCCTCTTCGCCCGTCGCGGCCACGGAGGATCTGGTCATCGTCGGGCTGGTCTCCGGGAAGCTACTGGCCTTCTCCCTGATCCCCGCCGAGGACGAGCGGTTCCAGAAGCAGATCGGGGCCCCCGGCGGCTTCGCCTGGAACTTCTCGACCAATGGGCCGATCACCGCCGAGCCGATCCCGACCGAGAAGGTCGTGGCCTTCTCCTCCACCGGCGGCAAGCTCTACGTCTCGCTGATCGACCCGCCGCGGATCCTCCACCGCTCCCAGCCGCTCGGCGAACTCTACGCCTCGATGGGCACCTACGGGACCGGCCCGGAGAGCCTGCTGATCGTCCCCTCCCGGGACCGGAACCTCTACGGGATCAACCTGTTCACCGGCGAGCAGAAGTGGATCTTCCCCACCGGGTCCCCGATCTCCGCGCAGCCGCTCATCGGGGGGGGCGACGTGGTCGTCACCCGGCAGGTCCGCGAGGACGTGCCCGAGACCTACATCGGCACCGACCTCCGGGAGTATACCCGGACCGTCCCCCGGATCCGGGCCGAGGAGGAGACGATCCCGATGCCCCCGACGGCCTACGTCCTCAACGACGCGGGGCAGATCTTCGCCGTCGACCCCGAGACCGGGCAGTCCCGATGGAACCGCCCGGTCCCGGTCCCGGGCACGGAGCGGGAGGTCGTCGACCCCGAGACCGGCCGCCGTCAGGTCGTCCGCCAGTGGGTCCTCGACCCCGAGACCGGCCGGCCCGCACTCACCCCCCTGACCATCTCGACCGGCGCCGACCAGATCCTCGCCCTGAGCCCGACCCGCATCTACCTCACGACCGAATACGGCGACCTCGCCATCGTCGAGCGGGAGACCGGGGACCTGATCGCCGGCCCGGCCGACACCCTGCAGCGGGCCGGGGTCAACCTCCGGGCCTACTCCCTGTCGAATACCAATGACGTGAATGATCGGATCTACCTGGCCACGCCCGGCGGCTCCATCGTCTGCCTCCGGGAGATCGGCTCCGCGACCCCCGTCCCGATCCGGGCCCAGTCGGCCACGCCGTTCGGCCACCTCGACGACCCCAATGCCCCGGCAACCGAGACGCCGCCGGGCATCCCCGCCCCCCCTGGGATCGACGGCCAGGGGGACGACGCCCGGGCCAATCCTCCCGACTTCGGCTTCGGGTCCGCTCGCGTCCGCCCATGA
- a CDS encoding MJ0042-type zinc finger domain-containing protein has product MKIRHTCSHCQASFLVTDEQLGQAVSCPKCGTSTRLPTSKDEVIRPASAAEPGPDPAGPTAFRPAFEPEDPEDEPRRRRRRRRLIPFAIGLIGGLAVASLVLLPMLRRPAPVEPVAPEPADPVEGTARAFLDALVAGDAEAIDRLSTLTDPPAISFHAASGRDPGRDETIRGDFAPIAGLHEQIAGKYTYDPEIGRFENANPLGVAADFMDEAEKVRQENEQAEIFDRIAGGTADEQLDAAVAYAESFANLTQNLLPRKELVPTYSQLVRDAEPPLPPDAEALALRYGEDKSTWDELLGRPFFTIEADGPFVLEEAEVTAVVRDRLASPGDPARRLRLGLVRFRLDAIDTGWKVVSARREDSQEEPTGPSPGESPEGGEFPSPGLGESP; this is encoded by the coding sequence ATGAAGATCCGCCATACCTGTTCCCATTGCCAGGCCTCCTTCCTCGTCACCGACGAGCAGCTCGGGCAGGCCGTCTCCTGCCCGAAGTGCGGCACCTCCACCCGCCTGCCTACTTCGAAGGACGAGGTGATCCGCCCCGCCTCGGCCGCCGAGCCGGGTCCCGATCCGGCGGGGCCGACCGCCTTCCGTCCGGCCTTCGAGCCCGAGGATCCGGAGGACGAGCCCCGCCGCCGTCGCCGCCGACGCCGCTTGATTCCGTTCGCCATCGGGCTGATCGGCGGGCTGGCCGTCGCCTCGCTGGTCCTCCTGCCGATGCTCCGGCGCCCCGCCCCGGTCGAGCCGGTCGCACCGGAGCCGGCGGATCCGGTCGAGGGCACGGCCCGGGCCTTCCTCGATGCCCTGGTCGCCGGGGACGCCGAGGCGATCGACCGGCTCTCGACCCTGACCGATCCCCCCGCCATTTCCTTCCACGCGGCCTCCGGCCGGGATCCCGGGCGGGACGAGACGATCCGGGGGGACTTCGCCCCCATCGCCGGGCTCCACGAGCAGATCGCCGGGAAGTACACCTACGACCCGGAGATCGGCCGCTTCGAGAACGCCAACCCCCTCGGCGTCGCCGCCGACTTCATGGACGAGGCCGAGAAGGTCCGCCAGGAGAACGAGCAGGCCGAGATCTTCGACCGGATCGCGGGGGGGACGGCCGACGAGCAGCTCGACGCGGCGGTCGCCTATGCCGAGTCGTTCGCCAACCTCACCCAGAACCTCCTGCCCCGGAAGGAATTGGTCCCTACTTATTCCCAGCTCGTCCGGGATGCCGAGCCCCCCCTCCCCCCCGACGCCGAGGCCCTGGCGCTCCGATACGGCGAGGACAAGTCCACCTGGGACGAGTTGCTCGGCCGTCCCTTCTTCACCATCGAGGCCGACGGCCCGTTCGTCCTGGAGGAGGCCGAGGTGACCGCCGTGGTCCGAGACCGGCTCGCGTCCCCGGGGGACCCCGCCCGGCGATTGAGGCTGGGGCTGGTCCGATTCCGGCTCGACGCCATCGACACCGGCTGGAAAGTCGTCTCGGCCCGACGGGAGGATTCGCAGGAGGAGCCGACCGGCCCGTCCCCCGGCGAATCGCCCGAGGGCGGGGAATTCCCCTCCCCCGGGCTGGGAGAGTCGCCGTGA